GCTGCCTCTGTGAGCCTGGGGAAGGTGTGGGGTCTGCAGATGCTGAGAAAATGCACACACCCAGTGGGTGTGACAACCAGAGGTCCCAGGAGGGCAGGCAGAGACACCCACCTGGGCTGCCCAGAAGACCCTCCTTCTGAGTCACAAGGTGATCGAGCTCCTCGTACACGGCTTCAGCAAGAGCATCTTCATAGCTGGATAAGGCTGAGAGATGCCCCAGCAGGTCAGAGATGCTGCTCCAGACACCCTGATATAGCAGGCTGAGAGATCCCCTAGCAGGTCAGAGGTGCCGCCCCAGACATCCCAGTCCAGCAGGCCCACGCTTTATCTCCCCGATGTTCACACAGAGGCTGCCTGGACCTCAGGATCATCTCCCACCCCGTGCACCATGTCAGCACCTTCTCTCCTGGTCTGACCTGAATTCACAGCTCAGCCCCGACTCTCTGGTCTTGTAGGAGAGGCTATGACTTATAAAAGTTCACGCCCCAGTCCTAAGAACCTCTGTCTTCTCACCCCTTAGAGCTCAGCACGGAGCACATGGAGTTCTTCAGACTCACAACACAGACCTGGCCTAGGTTCCCCTCCTCACACCTGCCCCATCTCCTGCCTCCACACACTCTCCCTGGTCACTGGTTCCCCCGGCAGCCCACCTCTGCACTCTGCTCTCCATCTGAACACCTGAGTCACCAGGATGATGAggaccaggaagagaagggacacCAGGATGAGGcagaggaccccaggcaaggaGAAGATGTCAGGGAGAGGACTTGAAACTCGTCTGGACCCTAAAGAGAACAAGGCAACAGGGGTGGGAGAAGGTCCTGGGCACAGAGAAACCCCTTGTGCCAGCGTTTCCAAGGGCTCCAGACAATGGCATCCCAGCCTCAGACACAAGTGCACTGACAGTGACCTGGCTCCCCCAGGTCTCATCCTGAGATGGGTCAACTCCACTCCGGCCAGTGTGGCCTTGAGGCAGAGCTGGGGATTGTCAGGGAGTTGCCCTGCTGAGACAGCCTCTGAGGACCTGGCTCATCCCCTCTCCTTGGGCTTCAGGAGACAGAGGATCAAACAATCTTGGGACCCGCACCTCACTGAAGAGGAGCAACACTCAGAGGCAGGTGGGAGAACCTTAGATTCTGCAACACAGGAACCAGTCTCCCTTGGGCCCCAGTCATGAGAAAAATGCAGCCCCAGGAACCAAGGCAGAGGAGTTCCCCAACATAACGCCCCAGGCTCCTCCCCAACAGCCAGGGCTCCTCAGGCTCTTTCCTCTCCTGAGCTGTCAGAGGGCCCACAGAACAAGTCCCCAGACTTGAGTATTCTCTCCTGCCCATGGGTATTCACAGTACCTACGGCAGTTGGGGGCAATGTTTTCCTTACACctaaagagaaaaacagcagTGTGAGGAAAAGAAATTGGCCAGAAAGCAGGGCAAACCCATTTTTCCCTCCTGAGCCTGAAATCAGACCTCAGTCTCCACAACACCAGTGTCTCGTCCTCGCAGCTCCCCCGTCCTAGATCAGAGCCCCAGGACCTGGACACTGTCTAAATACAAACTCCCCACCACGCCTGGCCCAGCCCAGTGCCCCTGCAGTGCCCCAGCTCACCCAGGGTGGACCCCGAACCCCTCACTCACCAGAGCACCTCACACCAGCATCCTCCTCGTGCTTGCAGTCGCTCTGCCCCCAGGGCTCCGCAGCACAGTCCCACAGGGAGGACTCCCGGCCCCTGCACCGCACCTCGTCCAGCCAGATGCTCCCATTTCCAGGGCCAAACGCCGCAGCCCGCACAGCTTCCAGGGCCTGGCCACAGCCCAGCTGCTGACACACCACCTCAGCCTCTGCCAGGCTCCAGGAGTCATTGCACGCAGTGCCCCAGGAGCCACTATGCCAGACCTCCACCCATCCTGCGCACTTGCTGCCTCCTCCCCTGAGCCGGAGCTTCTCTCTGTCTGAAAAGGCAGCAGCCCCTCCTGTGACTGCCCTGGTGGGAGGAAGGAGCCCCTGGGAGCcacaggggagggggcggggctgaCATACCTGTGCAGGGGGCAGCAGTTGGACAGCTCTTGGGTCTTCTTCCTGCAAACAAGAAGGAAACACTGGATCAGGAACAGCTGGGGGTGATCCCCAGATAGGATTATCTAAGGTCCTTGGGTCAGTGCAAATGACACATGAAAACACAGGCTCATTCATTAACTCCAGGGCTGAAACTTTCACTGCATCTGATCACAGctgaaattactttaaatatttacttgtttatcaGTCTTCACACCCCACAGCAAATATAAACACAGACATCTACAAAtgtacacatcagttcagttcagttcagtcactcagtcgtgtccgactctttgtgaccccatgaatcgcagcatgccaggcctccctgtccatcaccaactcccagagttcactcagactcacgtccatcgagtcagtgatgccatccagccatctcatcctctgtcgtccccttcttctcctgcccccaatccctcccagcatcagagtcttttccaatgagtcaactcttcacatgaggtggccaaactctTAATGAAAGTTCCATTAGAAGAAGGACCTTGTATATCTTATATGTGCCATGTTTCTGCTATTAGGACAGTGCCTGCACATTGTAtgcactcattcaacaaatatgtatggaAAACCTTTTCTAAATACCTAGATAAGGGCTTCATAAAtagttattgaatgaatgaatagatgaataaaattcagtaaaataaaactttaaattcaCACTAATCAGTGAAATAGTAAACCAAATATAAGTGAATGGTAATAGTCTATGATAATAGctcatattaaaaataatcagtCCAGAAAAACAGAGTTAATTTATACTCAAAATctcatatatgtaattttaatggaaaattattaGATAGATTATAAGCTACTCTTACCTACTATTCAGTGTGACAAATGGGCAAGTGAAGACTACTGTTGTAAAAGGaaactttcttttctaaatttatttttaattggacaaTATTGATCTACAATGCAGTGttggttatgtgtgtgtgtgtgttagttgctcagtcgtgtctgactgtttgtgacctatggaatgcagcccgccaggctacgctgtccataggattttccaggcaagaatactggactagattgctattcctttctccactggatcttccctattcaggaatcgaacccaggtctcctgcactgcaggcagtttctttgctgtctgagccacccgaAAAGTCCATAGT
This window of the Bos taurus isolate L1 Dominette 01449 registration number 42190680 breed Hereford chromosome 5, ARS-UCD2.0, whole genome shotgun sequence genome carries:
- the LOC112446749 gene encoding antigen WC1.1-like yields the protein MVSEDQQCAGWLGVFYNGTWGSVYRSPMEDITVSMICRQLGCGDSGSLNASICLREGSRPQWVDLIQCWKTDTSVWQCPSDPWVYSSCFPKEEAYISCAGRRPKSCPTAAPCTDREKLRLRGGGSKCAGWVEVWHSGSWGTACNDSWSLAEAEVVCQQLGCGQALEAVRAAAFGPGNGSIWLDEVRCRGRESSLWDCAAEPWGQSDCKHEEDAGVRCSGE